A stretch of the Actinomyces faecalis genome encodes the following:
- a CDS encoding DEAD/DEAH box helicase: protein MSSPAERFAAARRRAAAARTELARFADGYDFPLDDFQVAGCQALERGEGVLVAAPTGAGKTVVGEFAVFLGLAKDLKTFYTTPIKALSNQKYLDLVARHGQDKVGLLTGDTSVNPHAQVVVMTTEVLRNMLYSGSRDLDRLGFVVMDEVHYLADRFRGPVWEEVIIHLDPQVQVVSLSATVSNAEELGDWLGQVRGRTAVVVSEHRPVPLTQHMMVGRRLLDLYSVPVALEDASQEASHSAQPPLNPDLLKAVRNARRGAAGAGQGRYASSAGGRASSRRWRAPHRGRDGARSARLRPPSRLAVVDALEQAALLPAIVFVFSRAGCEQAVSQLSAAGVDLTTQEEARRIREVIDRRTAQVPAGDLGVLGFHSWAHALQRGYAAHHAGLLPVFKETVEELFSAGLVKVVYATETLALGINMPARTVVLESLRKWNGSAHVTLTPGEYTQLTGRAGRRGIDVEGHAVVLAADDVEPSFVSSLASRRTYPLVSAFRPTYNMAVNLLARTSRSRAREVLESSFAQFQADRGVVELAAQARRARASLGALEKQMGCRLGDFREYADLRARLAEAEADLSRDKRLQRRAAAGRQMEGLARGTVIVFRRGRRQRHAVVMDTGTDRTGTPYLTVVGEDSKIHTLTPDTTPDGVLRVGSLRVSPHTDLRRPRDRDRLVGCLVEGMRTGGFEDAGPRRRPGRSQEADSLTEQIERLRDAMRSHPCHGCPDREEHARVGRRWSRTKAEAERLNERIDRRTGTIARLFDSVCQVLVTLGYVRPLDPARPEGELAVTGAGKVLARIYAERDLLVAQCLREGVWRGLEPSELAGAVSACVYEPRAGVASLSLPVAPGSVLGDSLRRELAVSRRINDLEALARLEVSSGAEPALAGGVQAWAQGASLAEVLTDSGMTAGDFVRWAKQLLDVLGQLASLQPDPQSDQALGDQVAALSRTAAEASLDVSRGVVAWSGL from the coding sequence ATGAGCTCACCAGCAGAACGTTTCGCCGCCGCCAGACGCCGGGCTGCCGCCGCGAGGACCGAGCTGGCCCGCTTCGCCGACGGCTACGACTTTCCTCTTGACGACTTCCAGGTCGCAGGCTGCCAGGCGCTGGAGCGTGGTGAGGGCGTGCTCGTGGCCGCGCCGACGGGCGCCGGCAAGACGGTGGTGGGGGAGTTCGCCGTCTTCCTCGGTCTGGCCAAGGACCTCAAGACCTTTTACACCACGCCGATCAAGGCCCTGTCCAACCAGAAGTACCTGGACCTGGTCGCCCGCCACGGGCAGGACAAGGTCGGCCTGCTCACCGGGGACACCTCGGTCAACCCTCACGCACAGGTCGTCGTCATGACCACCGAGGTCCTGCGCAACATGCTCTACTCCGGCTCGCGGGACCTGGACCGCCTCGGCTTCGTCGTCATGGACGAGGTCCACTACCTGGCAGACCGCTTCCGCGGGCCGGTGTGGGAGGAGGTCATCATCCACCTGGACCCGCAGGTCCAGGTCGTCTCCCTGTCCGCGACGGTCTCCAACGCCGAGGAGCTCGGGGACTGGCTGGGGCAGGTGCGGGGCAGGACCGCCGTCGTCGTCTCTGAGCACCGTCCTGTGCCCCTGACCCAGCACATGATGGTGGGGCGGCGCCTGCTGGACCTGTACTCCGTCCCCGTCGCCCTGGAGGACGCGAGCCAGGAGGCGAGCCACAGCGCCCAGCCCCCGCTCAACCCGGACCTTCTCAAGGCGGTGCGCAACGCCCGTCGCGGCGCGGCGGGAGCAGGACAGGGCCGGTACGCGAGCTCGGCAGGCGGCCGAGCCTCGTCGCGCCGCTGGAGGGCGCCCCACCGTGGGCGTGACGGTGCCCGCAGCGCCCGGCTGCGCCCGCCCTCGCGCCTGGCGGTCGTTGACGCCCTGGAGCAGGCCGCCCTCCTGCCGGCGATCGTCTTCGTCTTCTCCCGCGCCGGCTGCGAGCAGGCAGTCTCCCAGCTCTCGGCGGCAGGGGTGGACCTGACCACGCAGGAGGAGGCGCGTCGCATCCGTGAGGTCATCGACCGGCGCACCGCGCAGGTGCCGGCCGGCGACCTCGGGGTGCTGGGCTTCCACTCCTGGGCCCATGCCCTCCAGCGGGGCTACGCCGCTCACCACGCAGGGCTGCTACCGGTGTTCAAGGAGACGGTCGAGGAGCTCTTCAGCGCCGGGCTCGTCAAGGTCGTCTACGCCACCGAGACCCTGGCGCTGGGGATCAACATGCCTGCGCGTACGGTGGTCCTGGAGTCGCTGCGCAAGTGGAACGGCTCCGCCCACGTCACCCTGACCCCCGGGGAGTACACGCAGCTGACCGGGCGGGCCGGGCGGCGCGGTATCGACGTCGAGGGCCACGCCGTGGTCCTGGCCGCCGACGACGTCGAGCCCTCCTTCGTCTCCTCCCTCGCCTCGCGCCGGACCTACCCGCTGGTCTCCGCCTTCCGGCCCACCTACAACATGGCGGTCAACCTCCTGGCCCGCACGAGCCGTTCGCGAGCCCGTGAGGTCCTGGAGTCCTCCTTCGCCCAGTTCCAGGCAGACCGAGGGGTCGTCGAGCTCGCGGCGCAGGCCAGACGCGCACGTGCCTCGCTAGGAGCGCTGGAGAAGCAGATGGGTTGCCGGCTGGGGGACTTCCGCGAGTACGCGGACCTGCGCGCACGCCTCGCCGAGGCGGAGGCCGACCTGTCACGGGACAAGCGCCTCCAGCGCCGGGCCGCGGCAGGACGTCAGATGGAGGGGCTGGCGCGCGGCACGGTCATCGTCTTCCGCAGGGGGCGGCGTCAGCGTCACGCCGTCGTCATGGACACCGGGACCGACCGCACCGGCACGCCCTACCTCACCGTCGTGGGAGAGGACTCCAAGATCCACACCCTGACCCCGGACACGACGCCTGACGGCGTCCTACGGGTGGGGTCGCTGAGGGTGAGCCCTCACACCGACCTACGCCGGCCCCGTGACCGTGACCGGCTGGTGGGGTGCCTGGTCGAGGGGATGCGTACCGGCGGCTTCGAGGACGCAGGCCCGCGCCGCCGTCCTGGCCGCTCGCAGGAGGCCGACAGCCTCACGGAGCAGATCGAGCGTCTGCGTGACGCGATGCGATCTCACCCCTGTCACGGCTGCCCCGACCGTGAGGAGCACGCCCGAGTGGGACGTCGGTGGTCCAGGACCAAGGCGGAGGCCGAGCGCCTGAACGAGCGGATCGACCGAAGGACAGGGACCATTGCGCGCCTGTTCGACTCCGTGTGCCAGGTGCTGGTCACCCTGGGCTACGTGAGGCCGCTTGATCCCGCCCGTCCCGAGGGCGAGCTGGCCGTGACAGGGGCGGGCAAGGTCCTGGCGCGGATCTACGCCGAGCGTGACCTGCTCGTCGCTCAGTGCCTGCGCGAGGGGGTGTGGCGCGGGCTGGAGCCCTCCGAGCTCGCCGGTGCGGTGAGCGCCTGCGTCTACGAGCCACGGGCCGGCGTGGCGAGCCTGTCGCTGCCGGTAGCGCCAGGCTCGGTGCTGGGTGACAGCCTGCGGCGGGAGCTGGCGGTCTCGCGCAGGATCAACGACCTGGAGGCGCTGGCACGTCTGGAGGTCTCCAGCGGTGCCGAGCCGGCCCTGGCCGGAGGCGTCCAGGCATGGGCCCAGGGCGCGAGCCTGGCCGAGGTCCTCACGGACTCAGGCATGACGGCCGGAGACTTCGTGCGCTGGGCCAAGCAGCTGCTCGACGTCCTGGGCCAGCTGGCCTCGCTCCAGCCCGATCCTCAGTCCGACCAGGCCCTGGGCGACCAGGTTGCCGCCCTGTCGCGGACGGCGGCCGAGGCGAGCCTGGACGTCAGTCGCGGCGTCGTGGCCTGGTCCGGGCTGTAA
- a CDS encoding phosphoribosyl-ATP diphosphatase, with translation MTHDVKTFESLFAELSEKAASRPEGSGTVAELDKGVHFIGKKLVEEAAESWMACEHESDEAACEEISQLLYHAQVMMIAKGYTLADVYRYL, from the coding sequence ATGACCCATGATGTCAAGACCTTTGAGTCTCTGTTCGCCGAGCTGTCCGAGAAGGCCGCGTCCCGTCCTGAGGGCTCGGGCACGGTCGCTGAGCTGGACAAGGGCGTGCACTTCATCGGCAAGAAGCTGGTGGAGGAGGCGGCTGAGTCCTGGATGGCCTGCGAGCACGAGTCGGACGAGGCCGCCTGCGAGGAGATCAGCCAGCTGCTCTACCACGCGCAGGTCATGATGATCGCCAAGGGCTATACCCTGGCGGACGTCTACAGGTACCTGTGA
- a CDS encoding helix-turn-helix transcriptional regulator, translating into MTTSPHVRAEERQINLLLALRATQTGLSATEVVTRVEGYDPEAGESARRMFERDKNELRALGVPILVTGPDTQPRYRVDEDSYALPPLRLDAEQAAAIELAASAWRDGELPAAARRALTKLRAVSGSQGEGGTQETGALTDLTVDLAGREVPAELAAAVDERRVVAFDYTSASSGHRRRRTVEPERLWMREGAWYLEGRDRQAGERRTFRLARLSGGVEVLTGPGAFEPAEPRQDRGHSAVLALRPGRGLALRARAQRQERRVEGYDVVRVGYDDLFSFAGSLAALGDGVLVLEPAGLHDLVREHLRGAAALAGSQQASTDAVRQEER; encoded by the coding sequence GTGACCACGAGCCCCCACGTCCGCGCCGAGGAGAGGCAGATCAACCTCCTGCTGGCCCTGCGCGCCACGCAGACAGGTCTGAGCGCCACAGAGGTCGTCACGCGCGTCGAGGGCTACGACCCTGAGGCCGGCGAGTCGGCGCGCCGGATGTTTGAGCGCGACAAGAACGAGCTGCGCGCCCTGGGCGTGCCGATCCTCGTCACCGGCCCGGACACGCAGCCCCGCTACCGGGTGGACGAGGACTCCTACGCCCTGCCTCCGCTGCGCCTGGACGCCGAGCAGGCGGCGGCGATCGAGCTGGCGGCCTCCGCCTGGCGCGACGGCGAGCTCCCTGCGGCGGCCAGGAGAGCACTGACCAAGCTACGAGCGGTGTCCGGCTCCCAGGGCGAGGGCGGGACCCAGGAGACCGGCGCGCTGACCGACCTCACCGTGGACCTGGCTGGTCGTGAGGTCCCGGCAGAGCTGGCCGCCGCCGTCGACGAGCGCCGGGTGGTGGCCTTCGACTACACCTCGGCCTCCTCCGGACACCGGCGCCGACGCACGGTCGAGCCGGAGAGACTGTGGATGCGCGAGGGCGCCTGGTACCTGGAGGGACGTGACAGGCAAGCGGGCGAGCGCCGTACCTTCCGGCTGGCACGTCTGAGCGGCGGGGTCGAGGTGCTCACCGGCCCCGGCGCCTTCGAGCCGGCTGAGCCGCGCCAGGACCGTGGGCACAGCGCGGTCCTGGCGCTGCGCCCAGGGCGGGGCCTGGCGCTGCGCGCCCGCGCGCAGCGCCAGGAGCGTCGGGTCGAGGGGTACGACGTCGTGCGCGTGGGCTATGACGACCTCTTCTCCTTCGCCGGCTCCCTGGCAGCCCTGGGCGACGGCGTGCTCGTGCTGGAGCCGGCAGGGCTCCACGACCTGGTCCGTGAGCACCTGCGGGGCGCGGCAGCGCTGGCAGGTAGCCAGCAGGCGAGCACGGACGCGGTGCGGCAGGAGGAACGCTGA
- a CDS encoding diacylglycerol/lipid kinase family protein has translation MRLGLVANPTSGKGRFTDAAEIARWTLERLGYEVLVAAGESYDATRRAATALLEDRAGLDALVVIGGDGTVHLGLDVVASTPVPLGIVPVGTGNDIARHLGLQARDVAAAVRLIHLALTDQEGAKVVALDAVHATRPDGTPVPDEHEWCLAVVSAGIDAAVNARANTLSWPSGEGRYMRAIPYEVRHMAPYGYRVTTDAGTWEGAAVLLAVANTRYLGGGLDIVPVADPVDGLLDVIRLDPVSRTSLLGHLARLRKGTHMHHPAVHHERSRVVTIEAWSGPQDLRRPPHPMADGEPVADLPLRLEAVQEAVRVIVPSRR, from the coding sequence CTGCGCCTGGGCCTCGTCGCCAACCCGACCTCCGGCAAGGGCCGTTTCACCGACGCCGCTGAGATCGCCCGCTGGACGCTGGAGCGTCTGGGCTACGAGGTGCTCGTGGCGGCCGGAGAGAGCTATGACGCTACCCGCCGCGCGGCGACGGCGCTGCTCGAGGACCGGGCCGGGCTCGACGCCCTCGTCGTCATCGGCGGTGACGGCACCGTGCACCTGGGCCTGGACGTCGTGGCGTCAACGCCGGTGCCGCTGGGCATCGTGCCGGTGGGCACCGGCAACGACATCGCCCGTCACCTGGGCCTCCAGGCCCGCGACGTCGCGGCGGCGGTCCGCCTGATCCACCTGGCGCTGACGGACCAGGAGGGGGCTAAGGTCGTGGCGCTCGACGCCGTCCACGCCACCCGGCCCGACGGCACGCCGGTGCCGGACGAGCACGAGTGGTGCCTCGCTGTCGTCTCGGCGGGGATCGACGCGGCCGTCAACGCCAGGGCCAACACCCTGTCCTGGCCCTCGGGAGAGGGGCGCTACATGCGTGCCATCCCCTACGAGGTCAGGCACATGGCCCCCTACGGCTACCGCGTCACCACGGACGCCGGCACCTGGGAGGGAGCAGCGGTCCTTCTGGCCGTGGCCAACACCCGGTACCTGGGAGGCGGTCTGGACATCGTCCCTGTCGCGGACCCGGTCGACGGGCTGCTGGACGTCATCCGGCTGGACCCTGTCTCGCGCACCTCGCTCCTGGGACACCTCGCCCGGTTGCGCAAGGGCACCCACATGCACCACCCGGCCGTCCACCACGAGCGCAGCCGGGTGGTGACCATCGAGGCCTGGTCGGGACCGCAGGACCTGCGCCGCCCGCCCCACCCGATGGCCGACGGCGAGCCGGTCGCAGACCTGCCGCTGAGGCTGGAGGCCGTGCAGGAGGCGGTACGGGTCATCGTCCCCTCGCGCCGCTGA
- the tatA gene encoding Sec-independent protein translocase subunit TatA: MGAFKPWHWIVLLVLVLLIFGAGKLPEIARSLGQSMKVFKKEVKELREEDEPVTPQPPAQIQQPQQGTYYTEPTQPGQAAPQQNVDGTTPQA, translated from the coding sequence ATGGGAGCCTTCAAGCCCTGGCACTGGATCGTGCTTCTCGTCCTCGTCCTCCTCATCTTCGGCGCTGGCAAGCTCCCCGAGATCGCTCGCAGCCTCGGCCAGTCCATGAAGGTCTTCAAGAAGGAGGTCAAGGAGCTGCGCGAGGAGGACGAGCCTGTGACTCCTCAGCCTCCGGCCCAGATCCAGCAGCCCCAGCAGGGCACCTACTACACCGAGCCGACCCAGCCGGGTCAGGCTGCCCCGCAGCAGAACGTTGACGGGACCACGCCCCAGGCCTGA
- the hisG gene encoding ATP phosphoribosyltransferase, with the protein MLRIAVPNKGSLSEPATTMLKEAGYRTRRTGRELVLIDEANEVELFFLRPRDIAVYVGQGTVHAGITGRDLLLDSGVEAVEHLALGFARSTFRFAAPAGTMSSLDDVTGKRVATSYDVLVRDFLAAQGIEATTVHLDGAVESSVQLGVADLIADVVETGTTLRAAGLEVFGEPILTSEAVLITTQAYRDEPGLATLVRRLEGVMRARSYVLIDYDVRMNDLHLATAITPGLESPTVSPLQNPDWVAVRSMVPRADMNRVMDELYEVGARAILVSSLLACRL; encoded by the coding sequence GTGCTGCGTATCGCCGTGCCCAACAAGGGCTCCCTGTCCGAGCCCGCCACCACCATGCTCAAGGAGGCGGGCTACCGTACCCGCCGCACCGGCCGTGAGCTCGTCCTCATCGACGAGGCCAACGAGGTCGAGCTGTTCTTCCTGCGCCCGCGTGACATCGCCGTCTACGTGGGTCAGGGAACGGTCCATGCCGGGATCACCGGGCGCGACCTGCTCCTGGACTCCGGCGTCGAGGCCGTGGAGCACCTGGCTCTGGGCTTCGCGCGCTCGACCTTCCGCTTTGCCGCCCCCGCCGGCACCATGAGCTCGCTGGATGACGTGACCGGCAAGCGGGTGGCCACCTCCTACGACGTCCTGGTCCGTGACTTCCTGGCCGCCCAGGGGATCGAGGCCACCACCGTCCACCTGGACGGCGCGGTGGAGTCCTCCGTCCAGCTGGGCGTAGCCGATCTCATCGCCGACGTCGTCGAGACCGGCACGACGCTACGTGCCGCCGGACTGGAGGTCTTCGGCGAGCCCATCCTCACTAGCGAGGCCGTGCTCATCACCACGCAGGCCTACCGCGACGAGCCCGGCCTGGCCACGCTCGTGCGCCGGCTGGAGGGCGTCATGCGGGCGCGCTCCTACGTCCTCATCGACTACGACGTGCGTATGAACGACCTGCACCTGGCCACGGCGATCACGCCAGGACTGGAGTCCCCGACGGTCTCCCCCCTCCAGAACCCGGACTGGGTCGCGGTGCGGTCGATGGTGCCGCGCGCGGACATGAACCGCGTCATGGACGAGCTCTACGAGGTCGGTGCGCGCGCCATCCTCGTCTCCTCGCTCCTGGCCTGCCGGCTGTAG
- the tatC gene encoding twin-arginine translocase subunit TatC, with amino-acid sequence MPKLPRVTKTRRKDNPDAVMSIGDHLREARNRLFISAIGVIIGAVAGYLLYDWCFQVLIHPLRVAQDQGYSVNMNFDTVLGAFDLKLRMSLWLGLLLSSPLWMYEFWAYVGPGMTRKEKRYTWAFGLSGLVLFACGVALGIAIMPHAVSIMLGFLPTDTAGLLQYSSYFSFVMRIILAFGVAFLLPEVMVGLNRLGLMKGRTMLKGWRWAVVGIFAFMAVVNPLPDPWSMVLMAIPICGLYFGACGLSVAHDKRVEKKRAALDAELDAALAES; translated from the coding sequence ATGCCCAAGCTGCCGAGGGTCACCAAGACCCGCCGCAAGGACAACCCTGACGCGGTCATGTCCATCGGCGACCACCTGCGGGAGGCACGCAACCGGCTGTTCATCTCAGCCATCGGTGTCATCATCGGTGCGGTCGCGGGCTACCTCCTCTATGACTGGTGCTTCCAGGTCCTTATCCACCCGCTGCGGGTCGCACAGGACCAGGGCTACTCCGTCAACATGAACTTTGACACGGTTCTGGGTGCCTTCGACCTCAAGCTCCGCATGTCCCTGTGGCTGGGGCTGCTGCTGTCCTCACCGCTGTGGATGTACGAGTTCTGGGCCTACGTGGGTCCGGGGATGACCCGTAAGGAGAAGCGCTACACCTGGGCCTTCGGGCTGTCCGGACTGGTGCTCTTCGCCTGCGGCGTGGCGCTGGGCATCGCGATCATGCCCCACGCGGTGTCGATCATGCTGGGCTTCCTTCCCACGGACACCGCCGGGCTGCTGCAGTACTCCTCCTACTTCTCCTTCGTCATGAGGATCATCCTCGCCTTCGGCGTGGCCTTCCTCCTGCCCGAGGTGATGGTGGGCCTCAACCGCCTGGGGCTGATGAAGGGCCGGACCATGCTCAAGGGCTGGCGCTGGGCGGTGGTGGGCATCTTCGCCTTCATGGCCGTGGTCAACCCGCTGCCCGACCCCTGGTCGATGGTCCTCATGGCGATCCCGATCTGCGGGCTGTACTTCGGTGCCTGCGGCCTGTCCGTCGCTCACGACAAGCGCGTGGAGAAGAAGCGCGCGGCGCTGGACGCCGAGCTCGACGCTGCCCTGGCTGAGAGCTAG
- a CDS encoding ABC transporter substrate-binding protein, which yields MTTLSRRHLIHLATVASATGVLAACSSGTAARSRASGASGVAAGKDAGSSGLTIGMSYTPNVQFAPFYMAAHQGRYAESVTLRHHGAQEGLFDALLAGTEQLVVAGADEAVVAASGGAGLVVVGGYYQAYPGCVIVPEDSQISSLADLAGRTVGLPGRFGENWFALQVALDSAGLSESDLEVQEIGYTQQAALVTGKVDAIVGFSNNDAVQISLAGTPVRTLAVAEEVPLVGASLVTTPEVLGARREELAAAVAASVSGMESFVADPDGAVEATKAYVSDLVDADQAANARAVAVATAELVAPAGSSTSTGSVSDEQVAAMIAFLDDHDLLTGAAPSLRSVCDPLV from the coding sequence ATGACCACCCTCAGCCGACGCCACCTCATCCACCTGGCAACCGTCGCCAGCGCCACGGGAGTGCTGGCCGCCTGCTCCTCAGGAACCGCCGCCCGCTCACGGGCTTCAGGCGCCTCCGGCGTGGCCGCCGGTAAGGACGCTGGGTCCTCGGGCCTGACCATCGGCATGAGCTACACGCCTAACGTCCAGTTCGCTCCCTTCTACATGGCCGCGCACCAGGGGCGGTACGCCGAGTCCGTCACCCTGCGTCACCACGGTGCCCAGGAAGGGCTGTTCGACGCCCTGCTGGCCGGCACCGAGCAGCTCGTCGTCGCCGGGGCCGACGAGGCGGTCGTGGCGGCCTCGGGCGGGGCCGGGCTCGTCGTCGTCGGCGGCTACTACCAGGCCTACCCGGGCTGCGTCATCGTGCCCGAGGACTCCCAGATCAGCAGCCTGGCAGACCTGGCGGGCCGGACGGTGGGGCTGCCGGGTCGCTTCGGGGAGAACTGGTTCGCCCTCCAGGTCGCCCTGGACAGCGCCGGCCTGAGCGAGTCCGACCTTGAGGTCCAGGAGATCGGCTACACCCAGCAGGCGGCCCTGGTGACGGGGAAGGTGGACGCCATCGTCGGTTTCAGCAACAACGACGCCGTCCAGATCAGCCTGGCCGGCACACCCGTGCGCACCCTGGCCGTCGCGGAGGAGGTGCCGCTGGTCGGCGCGAGCCTGGTGACCACGCCGGAGGTTCTCGGGGCCCGCCGTGAGGAGCTGGCTGCGGCGGTGGCAGCCAGTGTCTCCGGCATGGAGTCCTTCGTCGCTGACCCGGACGGCGCGGTCGAGGCGACCAAGGCGTACGTGAGCGACCTCGTGGACGCCGACCAGGCCGCGAACGCCCGGGCCGTGGCCGTGGCCACCGCCGAGCTGGTCGCCCCTGCTGGCTCGAGCACCAGCACCGGGTCGGTCTCAGACGAGCAGGTGGCGGCCATGATCGCCTTCCTGGACGATCATGACCTGCTCACCGGCGCTGCTCCCAGCCTCCGGTCGGTGTGCGACCCGCTGGTCTAG
- a CDS encoding DUF3866 family protein produces the protein MMWRDGEVLGQRRVWGRPPRRCAELSVRLTAAPVGALALPAGQDVRAVAYEQVTGLPGPGEHVRLEVSALARGLGTGGHAMVSARLEVLPEDSPAPGHLVKARYMPDQVMVQGVDEQGTAHHDLLSAPAGALGLEGMPVVVADLHSSLPAVLAGLACPTGSAVLVPVRQRPRTVYVMTDGGALPAAYSRAVAGLSQAGWLAGTVTCGQAWGGDLEAVSLHNALLAARHVLGAEVAVVIQGPGNLGTDTPWGFSGVACGEAVNAAAVLGGRAVACLRVSQADARERHQGVSHHSLTAFGRVALADADVVVPVLDGELGVQVRSQAEALCAPRREGRRHRLVTVPADGLLPALGEVEAATGVRLSTMGRGLEEDTAAFVTAAAAGRYAADLVGGVH, from the coding sequence GTGATGTGGCGCGACGGCGAGGTGCTCGGGCAGCGGCGGGTGTGGGGACGGCCCCCTCGGCGCTGTGCCGAGCTGAGCGTGCGCCTGACGGCAGCCCCTGTCGGCGCCCTGGCGCTCCCTGCCGGGCAGGACGTCCGTGCGGTGGCCTACGAGCAGGTGACCGGCCTTCCTGGGCCGGGCGAGCACGTCAGGCTCGAGGTCTCCGCGCTGGCGCGTGGGCTCGGGACGGGCGGGCACGCCATGGTCAGCGCCCGCCTGGAGGTGCTGCCTGAGGACTCCCCCGCCCCCGGCCACCTGGTCAAGGCGCGGTACATGCCTGACCAGGTCATGGTCCAGGGCGTGGACGAGCAGGGGACGGCGCACCACGACCTGCTCTCCGCCCCGGCCGGCGCGCTGGGCCTGGAGGGCATGCCCGTCGTCGTCGCGGACCTGCACTCCAGCCTGCCTGCAGTCCTGGCAGGCCTGGCCTGCCCGACCGGGTCCGCGGTCCTGGTCCCCGTCCGGCAGCGTCCACGCACCGTCTACGTCATGACCGACGGCGGTGCGCTGCCTGCGGCCTACTCCCGCGCGGTCGCCGGGCTCAGCCAGGCAGGGTGGCTCGCGGGGACGGTCACCTGCGGCCAGGCGTGGGGCGGGGACCTGGAGGCGGTCAGCCTCCACAACGCCCTGCTCGCCGCGAGGCACGTGCTGGGGGCCGAGGTCGCCGTCGTCATCCAGGGCCCGGGCAACCTCGGTACGGACACCCCCTGGGGCTTCTCCGGGGTGGCCTGTGGGGAGGCGGTCAACGCCGCCGCGGTCCTGGGCGGACGAGCGGTGGCCTGCCTGCGCGTCTCGCAGGCGGACGCGCGTGAGCGCCACCAGGGGGTCTCCCACCACAGCCTGACGGCCTTTGGCAGGGTGGCTCTGGCCGACGCCGACGTCGTCGTGCCCGTCCTGGACGGCGAGCTCGGCGTGCAGGTGCGCTCCCAGGCCGAGGCGCTGTGCGCCCCTCGCCGTGAGGGACGCCGCCACCGTCTGGTCACCGTGCCCGCTGACGGCCTGCTCCCGGCCCTGGGCGAGGTCGAGGCCGCCACCGGCGTGCGCCTGTCCACCATGGGACGTGGTCTGGAGGAGGACACCGCGGCCTTCGTCACCGCGGCAGCCGCCGGTCGGTACGCGGCTGACCTTGTCGGTGGGGTGCACTAA
- a CDS encoding helix-turn-helix transcriptional regulator → MGRPNAADRLLRLLALPAWVAANPGATVEEAARHFGVSVETITRDVEALWVSGPRDAMPDELVDFDALELEEGRLRLTTSLGLDQPLRLTSGEARALRLSLRVLASLLEEDPRSRAQLQRAEQALAGLLGHARVVTSDQGHEAAEELPGPAALAVVRQALASRRRLRLVYVDAADRRTEREVDPEELESDGSYLYLRAWCLRARDERSFRLDRVLEAEVLDVPAAAHRVARSPRARAARREREKADTRQRRATLYLDPRGRWLTEQVPCESVTQGEDGTLAVVVAGRDDQWLTGLVLSCGRHLRGVEPPGLAQRAAEAARRALAADDTLGVRD, encoded by the coding sequence ATGGGACGCCCGAACGCGGCTGACCGGTTGCTGCGCCTGCTCGCGCTCCCTGCCTGGGTGGCGGCCAACCCCGGGGCCACGGTCGAGGAGGCGGCCAGGCACTTTGGTGTGAGCGTGGAGACGATCACTCGTGACGTCGAGGCGCTGTGGGTGTCCGGTCCCCGCGACGCCATGCCGGACGAGCTCGTGGACTTCGACGCCCTGGAGCTGGAGGAGGGCAGGCTGCGGCTGACGACCTCGCTCGGTCTGGACCAGCCGCTGCGGCTGACGAGCGGGGAGGCACGGGCGCTGCGGCTCTCGCTGCGGGTCCTGGCGTCCCTGCTGGAGGAGGACCCGCGCTCACGCGCCCAGCTCCAGCGTGCGGAGCAGGCGCTGGCCGGCCTGCTCGGTCACGCCCGGGTGGTGACCTCCGACCAGGGCCACGAGGCGGCTGAGGAGCTGCCGGGGCCTGCCGCCCTGGCCGTGGTGCGTCAGGCGCTGGCCAGCCGCCGCCGGCTGCGGCTGGTCTACGTGGACGCCGCCGACCGACGCACCGAGCGTGAGGTCGACCCGGAGGAGCTGGAGTCGGACGGCTCGTACCTGTACCTGCGTGCCTGGTGCCTGCGGGCCCGGGACGAGCGCAGCTTCCGGCTCGACCGCGTCCTGGAGGCCGAGGTCCTCGACGTCCCCGCCGCGGCGCACCGGGTGGCCCGTAGCCCGCGCGCCCGGGCAGCACGTCGGGAACGTGAGAAGGCTGACACACGTCAGCGACGCGCGACCCTCTACCTCGACCCTCGCGGACGCTGGCTGACCGAGCAGGTGCCGTGCGAGTCGGTGACGCAGGGCGAGGACGGCACGCTCGCCGTCGTCGTCGCGGGCCGGGACGACCAGTGGCTGACTGGCCTCGTGCTGTCCTGCGGACGCCACCTTCGAGGGGTCGAGCCGCCCGGGCTGGCACAGCGCGCGGCCGAGGCCGCACGGCGCGCGCTGGCCGCGGACGACACGCTCGGCGTGAGGGACTGA